A single genomic interval of Syntrophobotulus glycolicus DSM 8271 harbors:
- a CDS encoding kinase has product MIITQTPLRMSFFGGGTDFPEFYREHKGSVISTTFDKYCYVTVRHLPRFFAYSTELSYSITERVTSTDEIRHPAIREAMKYLDLHELRLTYEADLPARSGLGTSSSFAVGLLNAFFALKGQYADKGKLASDAIYLERVLCKEAGGEQDQIAAAFGGFNRIDFSADGYTVNPLIMLPERKRQLNDNLLLFFTGFSRFSCDIQVSTKQAITDKKRQLLEILSLVKEAEKILTSQYGDLKDFGELLDHTWKIKRNLTSKISTDSIDELYNAAIKAGAVGGKLLGAGGGGFFLFYVEPGRKKAVQEALKSLLYVPFRFENQGTRIIHYMPENYEPVELLVG; this is encoded by the coding sequence ATGATTATTACACAGACCCCGCTAAGAATGTCCTTTTTTGGAGGCGGAACAGATTTCCCCGAATTTTATCGGGAGCACAAAGGTTCGGTCATCTCAACCACCTTTGATAAATACTGCTATGTTACGGTTCGCCATTTGCCAAGATTCTTTGCCTATTCCACAGAATTGTCTTATTCCATTACCGAGCGTGTGACCTCAACAGATGAGATCCGTCATCCGGCCATACGCGAAGCAATGAAATATTTAGATCTGCATGAGCTGAGGCTGACTTATGAGGCCGATCTCCCGGCACGCTCCGGCCTTGGTACAAGCAGCTCTTTTGCCGTCGGTCTGCTGAACGCATTTTTTGCCTTAAAGGGCCAATATGCTGATAAGGGGAAATTGGCCAGTGATGCGATCTACCTGGAACGGGTGCTGTGCAAGGAGGCCGGGGGCGAGCAGGACCAGATTGCCGCCGCCTTTGGAGGGTTTAACCGAATCGATTTCAGTGCCGATGGCTACACGGTAAATCCCCTCATTATGCTCCCTGAAAGGAAACGGCAGTTAAATGACAATTTGTTGCTGTTCTTTACCGGTTTTTCAAGATTCTCCTGCGATATTCAAGTGTCAACAAAACAGGCGATCACCGACAAAAAAAGACAGCTGCTGGAAATCCTGTCCCTTGTAAAGGAGGCCGAAAAGATTCTCACCTCTCAATACGGAGATTTAAAAGACTTCGGAGAGCTCTTGGATCATACCTGGAAAATCAAAAGAAATCTCACCAGTAAGATTTCGACAGATTCCATTGACGAGCTTTACAATGCCGCAATAAAAGCCGGGGCAGTAGGCGGAAAACTGCTCGGTGCGGGAGGCGGAGGCTTCTTCTTGTTTTATGTGGAACCTGGCAGGAAAAAAGCTGTTCAGGAAGCGTTAAAGAGCTTGCTCTATGTTCCCTTTCGCTTTGAAAATCAAGGAACACGGATCATTCATTATATGCCGGAAAACTATGAGCCTGTTGAATTACTCGTAGGATAG